One window of the Chitinophaga niabensis genome contains the following:
- a CDS encoding xanthine dehydrogenase family protein molybdopterin-binding subunit produces the protein MDHQNIASPAHTVTRRNFFKLLGGGVAIILTWSDLFASKEAAIADENSIAAWIHIQENGKIAVFTGKVEVGQNIRTSLTQVVAEELSVPVDAIEMTMGDTLLTPYDRGTYGSLTTPTMAPKLRKAAASLREALADMAAAEWKTDKQSVKVKDGKAVHTSSGKTLSYAALAKGKKLELPLNDKAALTPAEQWTVAGTAVPKIDGKLFVSGKHKYVSDMAVPGMVYGKILRAPSYGATLVSADVEKARISPAVTIVKEKDYVGVVAPDPQTAANALARIDAHWNTTPQPSKANIFAYLKENARDKGNTKEEVEKAFAASNINIKQHFEIQYIAHVPLEPRAAIAIWEGEKLTVWTGTQRPFGVQEELAAEFSISKEKIRVIMPDTGSAYGGKHSGEAAVEAAKLAKVTGKPVKVVWTREEEFKWAYLRPGGLIEAAASVNKEGLITSWEFHNYNSGNAGIDTPYDTANEQIQFHPSKTPLKQGSYRGLAATANVFAIESIMDDLARKLKRDPLDFRLSNLKDERLKNVLQTAATKFGWKKEKKAGHGYGIACGFVKNSYIATCVEVAHDTSSEELKVLRIVAAYDCGTIVNPMHLENQVMGCILQGLGGALFEEIDFEDGKILNPSLSSYRVPRFTDIPPLDIVLINRKDIPSAGAGETPIVGIAPAIRNAILDATGIKLYNLPLIPQGLKTNS, from the coding sequence ATGGATCATCAAAACATCGCTTCACCTGCACATACTGTCACCCGGCGGAATTTCTTTAAACTGCTGGGCGGAGGCGTGGCCATTATCCTCACCTGGTCCGACCTGTTTGCATCAAAAGAAGCAGCCATTGCGGATGAAAACAGCATTGCCGCCTGGATCCATATACAGGAAAACGGAAAGATCGCCGTATTTACCGGAAAGGTAGAAGTAGGGCAAAATATCCGTACCTCACTGACACAGGTAGTAGCAGAAGAACTCTCCGTACCGGTGGATGCCATTGAAATGACCATGGGAGATACTTTACTGACACCTTATGACCGCGGCACATATGGCAGCCTCACTACGCCCACCATGGCTCCCAAACTGCGTAAAGCAGCTGCTTCGCTCAGAGAAGCGCTGGCAGATATGGCAGCAGCAGAATGGAAAACGGATAAACAATCCGTGAAAGTGAAAGATGGCAAAGCAGTGCATACCAGCTCCGGCAAAACACTGAGTTATGCAGCGCTGGCCAAAGGCAAAAAACTGGAACTTCCCCTCAATGATAAAGCAGCCCTGACACCTGCGGAACAATGGACGGTAGCAGGAACTGCGGTGCCCAAGATCGATGGGAAATTATTCGTTTCCGGCAAACACAAATATGTATCTGACATGGCAGTGCCGGGCATGGTGTACGGAAAGATCCTGAGAGCACCCTCCTACGGCGCAACGCTGGTTTCCGCAGATGTGGAAAAAGCACGTATATCCCCTGCCGTTACCATAGTAAAAGAAAAGGATTATGTAGGGGTGGTCGCTCCTGATCCGCAAACCGCCGCCAATGCATTGGCCAGGATAGATGCACATTGGAATACCACACCGCAACCTTCCAAAGCCAACATCTTCGCTTACCTGAAAGAGAACGCCAGGGACAAAGGAAACACCAAAGAAGAAGTGGAAAAAGCATTCGCGGCTTCCAACATCAATATTAAGCAGCATTTTGAAATACAATACATCGCGCATGTTCCCCTGGAACCGCGTGCAGCCATCGCCATCTGGGAAGGTGAAAAACTTACTGTATGGACGGGTACACAACGCCCTTTTGGGGTACAGGAAGAACTGGCGGCTGAATTCTCCATCTCCAAAGAAAAGATCCGTGTGATCATGCCGGATACCGGGTCTGCCTATGGTGGAAAACACAGCGGAGAAGCAGCTGTTGAAGCTGCAAAGCTGGCTAAGGTAACCGGTAAACCGGTTAAAGTAGTATGGACGCGTGAAGAAGAATTCAAGTGGGCGTACTTAAGACCAGGCGGCCTCATTGAAGCAGCAGCAAGTGTAAATAAAGAAGGGCTCATCACCTCCTGGGAATTTCATAATTATAATTCCGGCAACGCAGGAATTGATACACCATACGATACCGCTAACGAACAGATTCAATTCCATCCCTCCAAAACACCTTTAAAACAAGGCTCCTACCGCGGCCTGGCAGCCACGGCAAATGTGTTTGCCATTGAAAGCATCATGGATGACCTTGCCCGGAAATTAAAACGCGATCCGCTGGATTTCAGGTTAAGTAATTTGAAGGATGAACGGCTAAAAAATGTATTGCAAACCGCCGCTACAAAGTTTGGCTGGAAAAAAGAAAAGAAAGCCGGTCATGGTTACGGCATCGCATGCGGGTTTGTAAAGAATTCCTACATCGCCACCTGTGTGGAAGTAGCACATGATACCTCTTCAGAAGAGCTCAAAGTATTACGCATAGTAGCAGCTTATGATTGTGGTACGATCGTGAATCCCATGCACCTGGAAAACCAGGTGATGGGCTGTATCCTGCAAGGCCTTGGAGGTGCGCTGTTTGAGGAGATCGACTTTGAGGACGGAAAGATCTTAAACCCTTCCCTCTCCAGCTACCGTGTTCCCCGGTTTACGGACATTCCACCATTAGACATCGTACTGATCAACAGGAAAGATATACCATCGGCCGGCGCCGGTGAAACACCCATTGTTGGTATTGCCCCGGCTATACGCAATGCCATCCTGGATGCAACGGGTATCAAATTGTATAACCTGCCTTTGATTCCACAAGGGCTCAAGACCAATTCATAA
- a CDS encoding (2Fe-2S)-binding protein: MKINVNSTDYTLDVPDNTTLLDALRIHLNLTGSKYGCGEGACGACKVLVDGRAMPACITPVASVQNKAILTIEGLEKDGKLHPMQQAFLDADAFQCAYCSSGMIMAAIALKMKNPKPSRQEIIDAMQGNICRCCVYPRIINAISKA, encoded by the coding sequence ATGAAAATCAATGTCAATTCCACTGATTACACACTTGACGTACCAGATAACACCACTCTACTAGATGCTTTACGAATCCATTTAAACCTAACGGGCAGCAAATACGGCTGCGGCGAAGGGGCATGTGGTGCCTGTAAAGTATTGGTAGATGGCCGTGCGATGCCTGCGTGCATCACACCTGTTGCGAGTGTACAGAACAAAGCCATCCTTACGATAGAAGGATTGGAAAAGGATGGAAAACTGCATCCCATGCAACAGGCCTTCCTGGATGCGGATGCATTTCAGTGTGCCTATTGTTCTTCGGGTATGATCATGGCCGCCATTGCATTGAAGATGAAAAATCCGAAACCCAGCCGGCAGGAGATCATAGACGCCATGCAGGGTAATATCTGCAGGTGCTGTGTGTACCCGCGCATTATTAATGCCATCAGCAAAGCCTAA
- a CDS encoding 4'-phosphopantetheinyl transferase family protein → MPLIRTIQIDQDTKLGVWKIGEEEAFFRTAVTIEPEVHHPHKRLQHFAGRYLLVELFPDLPVNEIRIMDSRKPYIPGNPYHFSISHCEDFAAAIVSRREHVGIDIEKVQPKVARVAHKFLAPREAEFLSSENKLAHQTVCWSAKEAVYKWYGMGGLDFRANMQLQVFAFGQTGFITCDFLKGDRIATLDLQYLMDKDLCLAWVSGENKK, encoded by the coding sequence ATGCCATTAATACGAACGATACAAATAGATCAGGATACGAAGCTGGGAGTGTGGAAAATTGGTGAAGAAGAAGCATTCTTCAGAACAGCGGTAACCATTGAGCCCGAAGTGCATCACCCGCACAAACGCCTGCAGCACTTTGCCGGGAGGTATCTTTTAGTGGAACTTTTCCCGGACCTGCCCGTAAATGAGATCAGGATCATGGACAGTAGAAAGCCCTATATCCCGGGTAATCCTTACCATTTTTCCATTTCCCATTGTGAAGATTTTGCAGCCGCCATCGTGAGCAGGAGGGAACATGTGGGCATTGACATAGAAAAAGTACAACCCAAGGTAGCGCGGGTTGCCCATAAATTCCTGGCGCCGAGAGAAGCTGAATTTTTATCTTCCGAAAACAAACTGGCCCATCAAACCGTTTGCTGGTCTGCCAAGGAAGCGGTATATAAATGGTATGGAATGGGCGGGCTGGATTTCAGGGCCAATATGCAACTCCAGGTTTTTGCTTTCGGACAAACAGGATTCATTACCTGTGATTTCCTGAAAGGAGACCGGATCGCCACGCTGGACCTTCAGTATTTGATGGATAAAGACCTTTGCCTGGCCTGGGTGTCAGGAGAGAATAAAAAGTAA
- a CDS encoding DinB family protein: protein MATEYWMSGPVENIPALLQPVAHALLQANREVNTMMQGFPEEKLWEAPQGVASPGFHLQHMSGVIDRLFTYARAALLSQEQYDQLAEEGKPVATSTALLQRFDEQVKKALLQLSQTDPNTLTDFRGVGRKQLPSTVMGLLFHAAEHTMRHTGQLLVTVNVLK, encoded by the coding sequence ATGGCTACCGAATACTGGATGAGCGGGCCGGTAGAAAACATACCGGCATTATTGCAGCCTGTTGCACATGCATTGTTACAGGCCAACAGGGAAGTCAATACCATGATGCAGGGATTCCCGGAAGAAAAACTATGGGAAGCCCCTCAGGGTGTTGCCTCTCCCGGATTCCACCTGCAACACATGAGCGGTGTGATAGACAGATTGTTCACCTATGCCCGCGCAGCATTGCTGAGCCAGGAACAATATGATCAGTTAGCGGAAGAAGGGAAACCGGTGGCTACATCAACCGCTTTGCTCCAACGTTTTGATGAACAGGTGAAAAAAGCCCTGCTCCAGTTATCTCAGACGGATCCCAATACACTTACCGACTTCCGCGGTGTTGGCAGGAAACAACTGCCCTCTACCGTGATGGGTTTATTATTCCACGCTGCAGAACATACCATGCGCCACACCGGCCAGCTATTAGTTACTGTTAATGTCTTAAAATGA
- a CDS encoding alpha/beta hydrolase codes for MKKLLVIVFLLACGVAQAAKVDTVDTYSNAMKKNIKAVVIRPDNYADKAEWPVVYLLHGHGGSYNNWVKNVKYVQEAADQLQMMIVCPDGGVSSWYWDSPEDASWKYETYVAGELVKWVDANYKTRKDAKGRGITGLSMGGHGALYLAFKHQDIFGTAGSMSGGVDIRPYPNNWNMAKRLGTQAEQPERWEKYTVINMLHLLSPNSLALIIDCGTEDFFYKVNENLHKELLYRGIPHDYQTRPGAHNWDYWNNAVQYQLLFMHNFFDRK; via the coding sequence ATGAAAAAACTCCTCGTTATAGTTTTCCTGCTGGCCTGCGGCGTTGCGCAGGCGGCGAAAGTAGATACTGTTGATACTTACAGCAACGCCATGAAAAAAAATATCAAAGCCGTAGTGATCAGGCCGGATAATTATGCAGATAAAGCAGAATGGCCGGTTGTGTATCTTCTGCACGGCCATGGTGGCAGCTACAACAACTGGGTAAAGAATGTGAAATACGTACAGGAGGCAGCAGACCAGTTGCAGATGATGATCGTTTGTCCGGATGGCGGCGTGAGCAGCTGGTACTGGGATAGCCCGGAAGATGCTTCCTGGAAATATGAAACCTATGTGGCCGGAGAACTGGTGAAATGGGTAGATGCAAATTACAAAACAAGGAAAGACGCAAAAGGCAGAGGCATCACCGGCCTGAGCATGGGTGGCCATGGAGCACTTTACCTTGCTTTTAAACACCAGGATATTTTTGGCACTGCCGGCAGCATGAGTGGTGGCGTGGATATCCGCCCTTATCCCAACAACTGGAACATGGCCAAACGTTTGGGCACCCAGGCGGAACAACCGGAACGCTGGGAAAAATATACCGTGATCAATATGCTGCATCTCCTCAGCCCCAACTCACTGGCCCTGATCATTGATTGCGGAACAGAGGATTTCTTCTATAAAGTGAACGAGAACCTGCACAAGGAACTGCTGTACCGCGGTATTCCGCACGATTATCAAACCAGGCCCGGCGCGCATAACTGGGATTATTGGAACAATGCCGTGCAGTACCAGTTGCTGTTCATGCATAACTTCTTTGATCGTAAATAA
- a CDS encoding Dabb family protein, whose amino-acid sequence MSTSKSNRRKFLGTAAALAAGTAAVAMPLSNQPPKYPVVHHVFFWLKNPDSKEDRAKLIAGVKSLSKIPTVKELRVGVVASTEKREVVDNSWAVSELMFFADLAGQEAYQTHPIHLEFIKNCSPLWDKVIVYDAVEA is encoded by the coding sequence ATGAGCACGTCCAAGTCTAACAGAAGAAAATTCCTGGGCACTGCCGCTGCCCTCGCCGCCGGTACTGCCGCAGTAGCCATGCCTTTGTCCAATCAGCCACCGAAATACCCTGTTGTTCACCATGTATTCTTCTGGCTGAAGAACCCGGATTCCAAAGAAGACCGCGCCAAACTGATAGCAGGGGTAAAATCTTTATCCAAAATACCTACTGTAAAGGAACTGCGCGTAGGTGTAGTGGCCAGCACAGAAAAAAGAGAAGTGGTAGATAACAGCTGGGCTGTTTCCGAACTGATGTTCTTTGCAGACCTCGCAGGTCAGGAAGCTTACCAGACCCATCCCATCCACCTGGAATTCATTAAGAATTGCAGCCCTCTCTGGGATAAAGTGATTGTATACGATGCAGTAGAAGCATAA
- a CDS encoding shikimate kinase: MKLFLLGFMGAGKSYWGKQLAIHWNLPYFDLDEVIVEREGMSVADIFNQKGEDYFRKVEGKVLRELAADNDAFLISCGGGTPCFSDTMDFMNEAGTTIWLNPSLEVMVERLQRKQYKRPLIQDLGTEELTSFTEKKLAERQPFYEQSQIIISEDEITLETFDKLINNA; the protein is encoded by the coding sequence TTGAAACTATTTCTATTGGGTTTCATGGGAGCCGGAAAATCCTATTGGGGCAAACAATTGGCCATACACTGGAACCTGCCGTATTTCGACCTGGATGAAGTGATCGTAGAAAGGGAAGGTATGTCTGTTGCCGACATCTTTAATCAAAAAGGCGAAGACTACTTCCGCAAAGTGGAAGGCAAAGTATTGCGGGAACTGGCCGCAGACAATGATGCCTTTCTGATCTCCTGCGGTGGCGGTACACCCTGTTTTTCAGACACCATGGACTTTATGAATGAGGCCGGCACTACTATCTGGCTGAACCCTTCTCTTGAAGTAATGGTGGAGCGCCTGCAAAGGAAACAATACAAACGCCCACTTATACAGGACCTTGGAACGGAAGAGCTGACGTCTTTCACCGAAAAGAAGTTAGCAGAACGCCAGCCCTTTTATGAGCAAAGTCAGATTATCATCAGTGAAGATGAAATAACTTTGGAGACATTTGATAAACTGATCAACAATGCATAA
- the dcd gene encoding dCTP deaminase, producing MILSDKRILEEIEKGTIVISPYDRKFLGTNSYDVHLGKYLATYKDRVLDARRHNEIVHFEIPEEGFILQPNTLYLGVTLEYTETHAHVPFLEGKSSTGRLGIDIHATAGKGDVGFCNTWTLEISCAQPVRIYAGMPIGQLIYFAVEGDVETLYNKKGDAKYNGRTIRPVESMMWKNVF from the coding sequence ATGATCTTGTCTGACAAAAGGATTTTAGAGGAAATTGAAAAGGGCACTATCGTGATCAGCCCTTATGATCGCAAATTCCTGGGTACCAACTCCTACGATGTACATCTGGGAAAGTACCTGGCCACTTATAAGGACAGGGTATTGGATGCCCGCAGGCACAATGAGATCGTACATTTCGAGATCCCGGAAGAAGGTTTTATCCTTCAGCCGAATACGCTCTACCTGGGTGTTACACTTGAATACACGGAAACGCATGCACACGTTCCTTTCCTGGAAGGTAAGTCCAGCACGGGCCGCCTGGGTATCGACATCCATGCCACCGCCGGAAAAGGAGATGTTGGTTTTTGCAACACCTGGACGCTGGAGATCTCCTGCGCACAGCCCGTACGCATTTATGCAGGGATGCCTATCGGGCAGTTGATCTACTTTGCAGTAGAAGGAGATGTGGAAACGTTGTATAATAAGAAAGGAGATGCAAAATACAACGGGCGGACTATACGGCCGGTGGAAAGCATGATGTGGAAGAACGTATTTTAA
- a CDS encoding (2Fe-2S)-binding protein, with translation MATFNLTINGKKHTVDVSPQMPLLWVLRDVIGLTGTKFGCGIAQCGACTVHIGNAAVRSCVYPVSSVGTEKVITIEGLSANGDHPVQKAWEEIDVPQCGYCQSGQIMAAAALLKSNPHPTDEEINEAMTNICRCATYTRIKKAIKQVGAKV, from the coding sequence ATGGCAACATTCAATTTAACGATCAACGGAAAAAAACACACAGTGGATGTTAGTCCCCAAATGCCTTTGCTATGGGTATTGCGGGATGTGATTGGCCTCACCGGAACAAAGTTTGGTTGCGGTATAGCACAATGCGGCGCCTGCACAGTACATATCGGAAACGCAGCCGTAAGGTCCTGCGTATATCCTGTAAGCAGTGTAGGTACGGAAAAGGTCATCACCATTGAAGGACTATCTGCAAACGGCGATCATCCTGTACAAAAAGCATGGGAAGAAATAGATGTTCCGCAATGCGGATATTGCCAGAGCGGGCAGATCATGGCAGCTGCAGCATTACTGAAAAGCAACCCTCATCCAACAGATGAAGAGATCAATGAGGCCATGACGAATATCTGCCGTTGTGCAACGTATACCCGTATCAAAAAAGCCATCAAACAGGTGGGCGCAAAAGTTTAA
- a CDS encoding xanthine dehydrogenase family protein molybdopterin-binding subunit gives MKELDNKLSRRNFIRISALTGGGLILGFSTLAADAPGQEQSFDLNAFIKIDTQGRITLMSPNPEIGQGVKTSLPMLIAEELDVDWKNIQVQQAGLDTTKYKRQVAGGSGSVRASWESFRQTGATARQMLINAAAAAWTVPAEECTTENGSVLHKGSNKKMSYGELAEKAGKLEVPKDVKVKPKETYKLLGQRIRNVDNHAIVTGKYKYGIDTKREGMLYATIIRPPAFGMSLVSFDDAEAKKAPGVKQVLRFENKIAILGRSTWEVMQGAKKVKAQWKEDGPLESTDDYVKNLHALLAKDPQDKPRRKDGDITAAFSNAAKVIEVAFDAPFLAHNTMEPMNFFAHVKADSAELYGPIQTPERARQRVAEMLKLPEDKVSVMMTRMGGGFGRRLMTDFVEEAAVVSKLAGNLPVNVIWSREHDMGGGYYRPMYSYKYRAAVDKDNKLVAWHHYSAGVGGAASPDSFPAGAVANLQVDTHVYKSPVTTAPWRGPTHNFIAFSEQSFLDEIAHKIGKDPVTLRLELLEQAKSSPTGRVNYEPDRFAAVIKKAAEIGGWGKSKGANTFLGFAAHFSFESYVAQVAEVEKQADGKVKLKKVYCVVDCGTVVNLSGAETQVEGSIIDGIGHSMFAEITLTKGKPDQTNFSAYRMIRLSEIPEIEIHFIKSNVAPTGLGEPALPPAGAALANAVFAATGVRLTSQPFIKSDLFA, from the coding sequence ATGAAAGAACTGGATAATAAATTAAGCAGAAGGAATTTCATCCGCATCAGTGCATTAACGGGCGGAGGGTTGATCCTAGGGTTCAGCACCCTTGCTGCTGATGCTCCGGGACAGGAACAATCCTTTGACCTCAATGCTTTCATCAAGATCGATACACAGGGCCGCATCACACTCATGAGCCCCAATCCGGAAATAGGTCAGGGTGTTAAAACATCCCTGCCTATGCTCATCGCAGAAGAGCTGGATGTGGACTGGAAAAATATACAGGTGCAACAAGCCGGACTGGATACCACAAAATACAAGCGGCAGGTTGCCGGAGGTAGCGGATCTGTTCGTGCAAGCTGGGAATCTTTCAGGCAAACAGGCGCCACTGCAAGGCAAATGCTGATCAATGCAGCAGCTGCAGCATGGACGGTGCCGGCAGAGGAATGTACTACTGAGAATGGCAGTGTACTGCACAAAGGAAGCAACAAAAAAATGAGCTATGGTGAACTGGCAGAAAAAGCCGGCAAACTGGAAGTTCCCAAAGATGTAAAAGTAAAACCAAAAGAAACCTATAAGCTGCTCGGGCAGCGCATCAGGAATGTGGACAATCACGCCATCGTTACCGGCAAATACAAATACGGTATTGATACCAAACGGGAAGGCATGTTATATGCCACCATTATCAGGCCACCTGCATTTGGTATGTCGCTGGTGTCTTTTGATGATGCAGAAGCAAAGAAAGCACCGGGAGTAAAACAGGTACTCCGTTTTGAAAACAAGATCGCCATACTGGGCCGCTCTACCTGGGAAGTGATGCAGGGCGCTAAAAAAGTGAAAGCGCAATGGAAAGAAGATGGCCCGCTGGAAAGCACGGATGATTATGTTAAAAATCTGCATGCCCTGCTGGCTAAAGATCCGCAGGATAAACCCAGGAGAAAGGATGGAGATATAACCGCCGCTTTTTCCAATGCAGCCAAAGTAATAGAAGTAGCATTTGATGCGCCGTTCCTGGCCCACAATACCATGGAGCCCATGAACTTCTTCGCACATGTGAAAGCAGACAGCGCTGAATTGTATGGTCCCATACAAACACCGGAACGAGCAAGACAACGGGTAGCCGAAATGCTGAAACTGCCGGAAGATAAAGTATCTGTGATGATGACGCGTATGGGTGGTGGTTTCGGAAGAAGGCTGATGACGGATTTTGTAGAAGAGGCGGCCGTTGTATCCAAACTCGCCGGCAATCTTCCGGTGAATGTGATCTGGTCAAGAGAACATGATATGGGTGGTGGTTATTACCGCCCCATGTACAGCTATAAATACAGGGCGGCAGTTGACAAAGATAACAAGCTGGTGGCCTGGCATCACTATTCTGCAGGAGTGGGCGGTGCTGCGAGCCCGGATAGTTTCCCGGCGGGAGCAGTAGCGAATTTACAGGTGGATACGCATGTATATAAATCGCCTGTTACAACAGCTCCCTGGAGAGGACCAACCCATAATTTCATTGCCTTCTCTGAACAATCTTTCCTGGATGAGATTGCGCATAAAATAGGTAAAGACCCGGTAACACTCCGCCTGGAACTTTTGGAACAGGCAAAGAGCAGCCCTACAGGCAGAGTGAATTATGAGCCGGACCGTTTTGCGGCGGTTATCAAAAAAGCTGCTGAGATAGGCGGATGGGGGAAATCCAAAGGAGCCAATACCTTCCTTGGTTTTGCCGCGCATTTCTCTTTTGAGAGTTATGTAGCGCAGGTGGCAGAAGTAGAAAAACAGGCAGACGGCAAGGTGAAACTGAAGAAGGTGTATTGCGTGGTGGATTGCGGAACAGTGGTGAATTTAAGTGGTGCGGAAACACAGGTGGAAGGCAGTATCATTGATGGTATAGGCCACTCCATGTTCGCAGAGATCACACTTACAAAAGGTAAACCGGACCAGACCAATTTCTCTGCTTACCGGATGATCCGCTTAAGCGAAATCCCTGAAATAGAAATTCATTTTATAAAAAGCAATGTAGCACCAACAGGACTTGGCGAACCCGCCTTACCCCCTGCCGGCGCGGCATTGGCAAATGCCGTTTTTGCGGCAACAGGTGTAAGGCTCACCAGCCAGCCCTTTATTAAAAGTGATCTGTTCGCATGA
- a CDS encoding DUF423 domain-containing protein has product MHKSFLVWAALLGGLAVILGAFGAHKLKELVPMETVSTFQTGVTYQFYHVFALLAVGILYAHIPSPQLVWAGRFFLTGILLFSGSLYALTLLKATETVGLRGIGAITPLGGLFFIAGWVALLLGVLRK; this is encoded by the coding sequence ATGCATAAATCATTTCTCGTTTGGGCAGCACTGTTAGGAGGCCTTGCAGTGATACTGGGCGCATTTGGCGCACATAAGCTGAAGGAACTTGTTCCCATGGAAACCGTGAGCACTTTCCAAACCGGTGTAACCTACCAATTTTATCATGTGTTTGCCCTCCTGGCTGTGGGTATTTTATATGCACATATTCCCTCCCCCCAACTTGTTTGGGCCGGCAGGTTCTTCCTGACAGGCATCCTGCTTTTCAGCGGTTCCCTGTATGCACTGACCCTGCTGAAAGCAACGGAAACAGTAGGGCTCAGAGGTATTGGAGCCATCACCCCTTTAGGCGGCCTGTTTTTTATTGCCGGATGGGTAGCATTGTTATTGGGCGTGCTCAGGAAATAA